In one window of Gossypium hirsutum isolate 1008001.06 chromosome A01, Gossypium_hirsutum_v2.1, whole genome shotgun sequence DNA:
- the LOC107938479 gene encoding zinc finger protein CONSTANS-LIKE 14 → MVSPVSEGKGAVPCDFCNEQIAVLYCRADSAKLCLFCDQHVHSANLLSRKHVRSQICDNCSSEPVSVRCSTDNLVLCQECDWDAHGSCSVSAAHDRTLVKGFSGCPSALELASVWGFDLEEKKTTDRNWNVCHQDMMMPAVESWLYETSLQEMMVPYESFGCYGETLKKQNTGSGKCKQVIYKQLVELMKRDLMCGGGGEGVGDGGGGGGGGGEENLASNVEQNGGFLTQQEVLQPLPEPGTETPTQALFTSLLMMQTQESERIVNGGNVVLNGNPNNQTSQIWDFKLGRLRGLEECSQSRLEEEVGYGGDAGFMIKNFNQFMKETSLTDNGNLMGYPPSKHDLASLNNNDSNHPGASQGPSTSESNNLPIPKSSSGSALGKPKGSTGCNDVHFSEQPFLVRPVDHTTPTATSKADRELLAQNRGNAMQRYKEKKKTRRYDKHIRYESRKARADTRKRVKGRFVKATEAPDD, encoded by the exons ATGGTTAGTCCAGTTTCTGAAGGCAAAGGAGCTGTGCCGTGTGATTTCTGCAATGAACAAATAGCGGTTCTTTACTGCCGAGCAGACTCGGCCAAGCTGTGTTTGTTTTGTGACCAGCACGTACACTCAGCGAATCTGCTCTCTCGTAAGCACGTACGGTCTCAGATCTGTGATAATTGTAGCTCTGAACCGGTTTCGGTTCGGTGTTCGACCGATAATTTGGTGCTTTGTCAAGAGTGTGATTGGGATGCACACGGTAGTTGTTCCGTGTCGGCGGCGCACGATCGGACATTGGTGAAAGGGTTTTCTGGTTGTCCGTCGGCTTTGGAGTTGGCTTCGGTTTGGGGATTTGATCTGGAAGAGAAGAAAACGACGGATCGGAACTGGAACGTGTGTCATCAGGATATGATGATGCCGGCGGTGGAATCGTGGTTGTACGAAACTAGCTTGCAAGAAATGATGGTGCCGTACGAGAGTTTTGGTTGTTACGGGGAGACGTTGAAGAAGCAGAATACCGGAAGCGGGAAGTGCAAACAGGTAATTTATAAGCAGCTTGTTGAGTTGATGAAAAGAGATCTCATGTGCGGCGGCGGAGGAGAAGGTGTTGGAGACGGTGGTGGTGGCGGTGGCGGTGGAGGTGAAGAGAATCTAGCGTCGAACGTCGAACAAAACGGTGGGTTTTTGACTCAACAAGAAGTTTTACAGCCGTTGCCAGAACCGGGAACGGAAACGCCAACGCAAGCTCTATTCACTTCTTTGCTTATGATGCAAACGCAAGAGAGTGAGCGCATAGTTAATGGAGGAAATGTGGTATTAAACGGTAATCCAAACAATCAAACTTCTCAG ATTTGGGATTTTAAGTTAGGACGATTGAGGGGTCTAGAAGAATGTAGCCAATCTCGATTAGAAGAAGAAGTTGGGTACGGTGGTGATGCAGGTTTCATGATTAagaatttcaatcaatttatgaAAGAGACATCTTTGACTGATAATGGTAATTTGATGGGTTACCCTCCTTCAAAACACGATTTGGCTTCACTCAATAAT AACGACTCGAATCATCCAGGGGCAAGTCAGGGACCATCCACATCTGAGAGCAACAATCTACCAATACCAAAGTCATCATCAGGGTCAGCTCTTGGTAAACCCAAAGGCTCTACCGGTTGTAACGATGTTCACTTCTCCGAACAACCTTTCCTTGTGAGGCCGGTCGACCACACAACGCCAACTGCAACCAGTAAGGCTGATCGTGAGTTGCTGGCACAAAACAGAGGCAATGCCATGCAACGTTACaaggagaagaagaaaacaaGAAG GTATGATAAACACATACGATATGAATCGAGGAAGGCTAGAGCGGATACGAGGAAACGAGTGAAAGGTCGATTTGTGAAGGCTACTGAAGCTCCTGATGATTAA
- the LOC107938465 gene encoding GSH-induced LITAF domain protein produces the protein MIKKHDEPVVGVPYFVGVNPYQASVIYGDPKGIPIHQTMYRDTPAPFNCPYCGNSGLTIVRSKPSLAAYVACMTPFMLGICFLCPSMDCLWHKYHYCPACTEKVADFEKTDPCAVVDMPQWVQESFALPA, from the exons atgatcaaGAAACACGATGAGCCGGTGGTTGGAGTTCCATACTTTGTTGGGGTGAATCCGTACCAAGCGAGCGTCATATATGGTGATCCAAAGGGTATTCCGATTCACCAAACAATGTATCGAGACACCCCAGCTCCTTTTAATTGTCCTTATTGTGGTAATTCTGGACTCACCATCGTCAG GTCTAAACCTAGCTTGGCAGCATATGTTGCTTGCATGACGCCCTTCATGCTTGGAATATGCTTTCTTTGCCCATCAATGGACTGCCTGTGGCATAAGTATCATTATTGCCCGGCGTGCACCGAAAAG GTTGCTGATTTTGAGAAAACAGATCCATGTGCAGTGGTGGATATGCCACAATGGGTGCAAGAGAGTTTTGCTTTGCCTGCGTGA
- the LOC107938463 gene encoding uncharacterized protein has protein sequence MSSLCENNDSEKSITEELIPKKVRFREDDADINNNMLIDSSPEKSISWRDMLVGQPSKDTLIDLEENDDLNILDGDIQKTVVDGVPSISFSERIHKILIQGMENTVILKLLGRNIGFSVLQNKLYNLWRPSAPLHMMDIENVQPWTIAFDPTQAYPSVVMAWIRFPGLPEYLYNHKIITEIGEMVGKVVKLDMNTDCRTRGRFARLAVYVDLEKPLISHILINGRKQNVEYESLSTICFHCRRYGHVENSCPFKKSEITSEKENSPSEMSSEIQNTAKVDAEKSYGNFGPWMIVEKKSRRKIRDNVQNSLQNQQNGKDGSRFRTLINKDMHEDDFEGFLPDTRRNKGKEIMHGNSMEKISATPNKDRIFGERNHNNKIFSKEVGLMGISGPNFKGSKNQTDLEEPRRTAVSLDVGNLDSGRHSAVVFHENTQAKEIKNAHPSLVLPGGSGKSFKNKGRGSFKKQNKLLHGSNVRFKNSGVQRIPLKESMEVLAESISSFAKCNGEVDSSLKIDGQKEGVNVPGQSKRKALWEDLKSANPNLNSPWLIMGDFNAILSPSDKKSPVSVGKRCDFFGNFVDSCELQDLGFIGPAFTWQRGNTFVRLDRALANDNWVSAFPYYSVYHLTRIKSDHRPLLLSTRSDCSSIQGRPFRFVAGWTKHRDFSNLVRERWNFAEWNRNIYGFLSTRKRNLMKSLNNIQKSLEHSPSTYLVGKELEIRDELENVLDHEDLLWRQKARCDWLQLGDRNTKFFHSRTLRRRKFNRIFALRIDSGEWCSDQDILRAKAVEFFEGLYGETSSTLRDIPIDGFPRFNYSEVNFLEASVTNEEIKRAMFDMAPLKALGSDGFHAHFFQSQWDIIGNDVCQWVKDVFDGRQIDPELNNTLIVLIPKTENPEDFTQFRPISLCSVLYKLVMKVIANRFKVVFPKLISQEQAGFIAGRNISDNIILAQEIIHSMRSANIPAYLRKVIMSAISSSSMQILWNGVPTQKFKPKRGIRQGCPLSPYLFVLCMEWLGHFIRAEIESGKWVPIHLSRAGHRISVRKSNIFFSKNTETDVRNQINQLFGFQEVRNLGTYLGVPLLHDRITKSTLSFIVDKVRKKLQNWDARKLSIAGRITMAQSVLLSIPNYFIQSLMIPKGVSADIERLVRKFIWGSSDGHPKLSLVGWNSICQPKSRGGLGFRHLEDQNSSFLLKIGFNLVSKSNALWVRVLRAKYGWKDNFPDSINKSQCSHLWKALSKTWPLLRENLAWSIGDGASARCWKDPWIPGMGPLISSIPSYANLNLDCCVREMVNSDGCWNLDLFRVWVSEDTINRIISIPPPHPDSGPDRIIWTKSASGVFSVRSAYWHLKENSWNSQEDYWKIVWKYPGPQRVRVFLWLAFKQKLLTNSERVRRGFSHCSSCSICGHEFEDLVHVLRDCPSAKKVWRLVIPNKLKQRFFSVSLQDWLILNLCFHERLQDYGLVWSCLFGLVVWRLWKNRSLFIFQHISWTASEVVKVSSCWGRNYISHVGDIINNKQKYPLMVNLDDTWVFLSTDGAVTRDSGYAATGGVAHDQNGNWIVGFNRFLGVCSPFEAEVWAILDVAQILNDMDSKDSGITVLRRTLRIMQSEGEWRIKHISRNQNLVADRLAKLNLSWKSSLQIMDEAPRDILDLLQEDKINGCFM, from the exons ATGAGTTCTCTCTGTGAAAATAATGATTCTGAAAAATCCATCACTGAGGAGTTGATCCCTAAGAAAGTTCGGTTCAGAGAAGATGATGCTGATATAAACAACAATATGTTGATCGACTCATCCCCAGAAAAATCCATCTCGTGGAGGGATATGCTTGTAGGCCAACCCTCTAAGGATACTCTTATTGATCTGGAAGAAAACGATGATCTAAATATTTTGGATGGGGACATTCAAAAAACTGTTGTGGATGGCGTACCTTCCATTTCCTTCTCGGAAAGGATTCACAAAATCCTTATTCAAGGTATGGAAAACACAGTGATTTTAAAACTCCTTGGTCGTAACATTGGCTTTTCGGTTTTGCAGAATAAATTGTACAACCTGTGGAGACCCTCAGCGCCTCTACATATGATGGATATTGAAAATG TTCAGCCTTGGACGATAGCCTTTGATCCTACACAAGCTTACCCTAGTGTTGTGATGGCATGGATTAGATTTCCTGGTTTACCTGAATATTTGTATAATCATAAAATCATCACTGAGATAGGGGAAATGGTTGGTAAAGTGGTTAAGTTGGATATGAACACAGATTGCAGGACTAGGGGACGATTTGCTAGATTGGCTGTTTATGTTGACTTGGAAAAGCCATTGATATCTCATATTCTGATCAATGGTCGTAAGCAGAATGTTGAATATGAATCTTTATCCACAATTTGTTTTCATTGTAGAAGATATGGACATGTGGAAAATTCTTGTCCTTTTAAGAAATCTGAAATCACTAGTGAAAAGGAGAACTCACCATCGGAAATGTCATCGGAGATTCAAAACACGGCCAAGGTTGACGCGGAGAAGAGTTACGGAAACTTCGGACCTTGGATGATCGTTGAGAAGAAATCAAGGCGAAAAATCAGGGATAACGTGCAAAATTCCTTGCAGAATCAACAGAATGGGAAAGATGGTTCCCGATTTAGAACCCTTATTAATAAGGATATGCACGAAGATGATTTTGAGGGTTTTCTGCCGGATACCAGGCGTAATAAAGGGAAGGAAATTATGCATGGCAATTCGATGGAGAAAATTTCTGCTACTCCTAATAAGGATCGAATATTTGGAGAAAGaaaccataataataaaattttttcaaaggaGGTGGGTCTGATGGGAATTAGTGGCCCTAATTTTAAAGGATCAAAAAATCAAACTGATTTGGAGGAACCAAGGCGAACTGCAGTTTCTCTGGATGTTGGTAATCTTGACTCGGGTAGACATTCGGCGGTTGTCTTCCATGAAAACACCCAAGCCAAGGAAataaaaaatgctcatccttctCTTGTGCTTCCTGGTGGTTCGGGTAAATCCTTTAAAAATAAAGGTAGAGGAAGTTTTAAAAAACAGAATAAACTCCTCCATGGAAGCAATGTTCGCTTCAAAAATTCGGGAGTCCAGCGAATACCTCTGAAGGAATCGATGGAAGTCCTTGCCGAGAGTATCTCGTCTTTTGCAAAATGTAATGGTGAGGTTGATTCTAGCCTCAAAATTGATGGGCAAAAAGAGGGAGTTAATGTCCCTGGGCA GTCTAAACGGAAGGCTCTTTGGGAAGATTTAAAATCAGCTAATCCTAACCTTAATTCTCCTTGGTTAATTATGGGGGATTTTAATGCAATTTTATCTCCTTCAGATAAAAAGAGTCCTGTTTCCGTTGGTAAGCGTTGtgatttttttggtaattttgttgatTCCTGTGAGTTGCAGGATTTGGGATTCATTGGACCTGCTTTTACTTGGCAAAGAGGCAATACTTTTGTCAGACTTGATCGGGCCTTAGCTAATGACAATTGGGTGTCTGCTTTTCCATATTACTCTGTTTATCATCTCACTCGTATTAAATCTGATCATAGGCCTCTTTTGTTATCTACTAGATCTGATTGTAGCTCCATTCAGGGTAGACCTTTCAGGTTTGTAGCAGGATGGACGAAACATAGGGATTTCTCTAATCTTGTTAGAGAAAGGTGGAACTTCGCAG AATGGAACAGGAATATCTATGGCTTTTTAAGTACTCGTAAGAGAAACCTTATGAAATCGCTTAACAACATTCAAAAATCCTTGGAGCACTCTCCCTCAACGTATTTAGTTGGAAAGGAATTAGAAATTCGGGACGAATTGGAAAATGTTCTTGATCACGAAGACCTACTTTGGAGACAAAAGGCTCGTTGTGATTGGCTTCAATTGGGGGATCGTAATACAAAGTTTTTTCATAGCCGTACTTTGAGAAGAAGGAAATTCAACCGTATCTTTGCCTTACGCATTGATAGTGGGGAATGGTGTTCAGATCAAGACATCCTACGGGCCAAGGCGGTGGAATTCTTTGAAGGACTTTATGGAGAGACTTCTTCTACCTTGAGAGATATTCCCATTGATGGGTTCCCTAGATTTAATTATTCAGAAGTTAATTTTTTGGAGGCTTCTGTCACTAATGAGGAGATTAAAAGGGCAATGTTTGACATGGCTCCGTTGAAAGCTCTTGGAAGTGATGGTTTCCATGCTCACTTTTTTCAAAGTCAGTGGGATATTATTGGGAATGATGTTTGTCAATGGGTAAAAGATGTTTTTGATGGACGACAGATAGATCCAGAATTGAATAATACGCTGATTGTGTTAATCCCTAAAACAGAGAATCCTGAGGATTTTACCCAATTTAGGCCCATTAGTCTATGCTCTGTTCTTTACAAGCTGGTTATGAAAGTTATTGCCAATCGGTTTAAGGTGGTATTTCCCAAGCTTATATCCCAAGAACAAGCTGGGTTCATAGCTGGGCGAAACATTTCTGATAACATCATTTTAGCTCAAGAGATCATACACTCTATGCGCT CTGCCAACATCCCTGCCTATTTAAGGAAAGTTATCATGTCAGCTATTTCTTCATCTTCTATGCAAATTCTGTGGAATGGGGTGCCTACTCAGAAATTCAAACCTAAGAGAGGAATTCGCCAGGGTTGTCCCTTGTCGCCCTACTTATTTGTGCTTTGCATGGAATGGTTAGGTCACTTTATTAGGGCAGAAATAGAATCTGGAAAATGGGTCCCAATTCATCTTTCTCGTGCAG GACACCGAATCAGTGTTAGGAAAagtaacattttcttttccaagaATACTGAAACTGATGTTCGCAATCAAATTAACCAACTTTTTGGGTTCCAAGAAGTCCGAAACCTTGGTACATATCTAGGTGTCCCTCTTTTACATGACAGGATCACCAAAAGTACCCTGAGCTTTATAGTGGACAAAGTGAGGAAGAAACTGCAGAATTGGGATGCTAGGAAGTTGTCTATTGCAGGGAGAATTACGATGGCGCAATCGGTACTTCTCTCTATTCCTAATTACTTCATACAATCCTTGATGATTCCGAAAGGTGTCAGTGCAGACATTGAAAGGTTGGTCAGAAAGTTTATTTGGGGTAGTTCTGATGGGCATCCTAAATTATCTCTAGTGGGTTGGAATTCTATCTGTCAACCGAAGTCTCGGGGAGGTCTTGGATTCAGACATCTGGAAGATCAAAATTCATCTTTCCTTTTGAAGATTGGATTTAATTTAGTGTCTAAAAGTAATGCACTTTGGGTTCGTGTCCTTCGTGCCAAATATGGTTGGAAAGATAATTTCCCAGATTCTATTAATAAAAGTCAATGCTCTCATTTATGGAAGGCTCTCTCTAAGACATGGCCGTTGCTTCGAGAAAATCTTGCATGGTCTATTGGAGATGGTGCTAGTGCTCGTTGTTGGAAAGATCCTTGGATTCCAGGTATGGGCCCTTTAATCTCTTCAATTCCTTCTTATGCTAACCTTAATTTGGATTGTTGTGTTAGGGAAATGGTCAATTCTGATGGTTGCTGGAACTTGGATCTATTTCGTGTCTGGGTGTCTGAAGATACTATTAATAGAATCATTAGCATTCCTCCTCCTCACCCTGACTCTGGACCAGATAGGATTATTTGGACCAAGTCAGCTTCTGGAGTCTTCTCAGTTCGCAGTGCCTATTGGCATTTGAAAGAGAACTCTTGGAATTCCCAGGAGGATTATTGGAAGATTGTTTGGAAATATCCAGGTCCTCAAAGAGTAAGAGTTTTCCTTTGGCTTGCTTTCAAACAAAAACTTCTTACAAATTCGGAACGAGTTAGAAGGGGATTCAGTCATTGTAGTTCCTGTTCTATATGTGGCCACGAATTTGAGGATTTGGTTCATGTTCTTCGGGATTGTCCCTCTGCGAAAAAAGTGTGGCGACTTGTGATTCCAAATAAGttaaaacaaaggtttttctCTGTCTCTCTTCAGGATTGGCTTATTCTTAACCTTTGTTTTCATGAAAGATTGCAGGATTATGGTCTCGTGTGGTCTTGCCTGTTTGGACTAGTTGTTTGGCGTTTATGGAAGAACAGGAGTTTATTTATCTTCCAACATATTTCATGGACGGCATCGGAAGTGGTGAAAGTTTCTAGCTGTTGGGGCCGTAATTACATCTCTCATGTTGGAGATATCATTAACAACAAGCAGAAATATCCCTTGATGGTCAACCTTGATGATACTTGGGTGTTTTTATCCACTGATGGAGCAGTGACCAGAGATTCTGGTTATGCTGCAACAGGAGGCGTGGCTCATGATCAGAATGGAAATTGGATAGTGGGATTTAACAGATTCCTAGGCGTGTGTTCTCCATTTGAAGCTGAAGTTTGGGCCATTCTAGACG TTGCCCAAATCTTGAATGATATGGATTCGAAAGATTCAGGAATCACTGTACTCCGAAGGACTCTTCGCATCATGCAATCAGAAGGGGAGTGGAGGATTAAGCATATATCAAGAAATCAAAACTTGGTAGCGGATCGTCTTGCTAAACTCAATTTGAGTTGGAAATCAAGCTTACAAATTATGGATGAGGCTCCTAGGGACATTTTAGATTTACTTCAAGAGGATAAAATTAATGGTTGCTTTATGTAA
- the LOC107938461 gene encoding uncharacterized protein yields MTAPPTAAITAALRNCSLNHETTTTGVGYLEEEGKIRRPTAPKDNDDVLQNGTVSGTTLDLNPHLSIPHYREQCLVLETGEDPKTAAEYGGDSYLENDDDAGGDDDDNNWYDSEESSPSSSFSSSRDYKNDHHSHGIEEENDDILVVAGCKSCYMYFMVAKKTEGCPKCNGQLLRFDHHHE; encoded by the exons ATGACAGCGCCACCCACGGCGGCGATCACGGCAGCTTTACGGAATTGTTCCTTGaatcatgaaacaacaaccacCGGCGTCGGCTATttagaagaagaaggaaaaataaGGAGGCCAACGGCACCAAAAGATAACGACGACGTGcttcaaaacggcaccgtttccgGCACTACCTTGGACCTCAACCCCCATCTCTCTATTCCTCATTATAGGGAACAATGCCTTGTTCTAGAG ACAGGAGAGGATCCAAAAACGGCAGCCGAGTACGGCGGAGATTCTTACTTAGAAAATGACGATGACGCCGGCGGCGACGACGATGATAATAACTGGTATGACAGTGAGGAATCATCTCcgtcttcttctttttcttcttcaagaGATTACAAAAACGACCACCACAGCCATGGAATCGAGGAAGAAAACGACGACATTTTGGTCGTGGCCGGTTGTAAGAGCTGTTATATGTATTTCATGGTGGCTAAGAAAACTGAAGGTTGCCCTAAATGTAATGGTCAACTTCTTCGTTTTGATCATCACCATGAATGA